The following are from one region of the Salvia splendens isolate huo1 chromosome 2, SspV2, whole genome shotgun sequence genome:
- the LOC121774100 gene encoding secreted RxLR effector protein 161-like, translating to MVQNHGLRIVEGAETTHRTRYQRLVGKLVYLSHTRPDIAYAVGVVSQFMHAPQVAHWEAALRIVRYLKGTVGHGILFENHGHLEIHGFTDADWAGNPNDRISTAGYFTFVGGNLVTWRSKKQKVVALSSAEAEFRGIKSGLTEILWLKKLMTELDLNSKKFVQVVL from the coding sequence ATGGTTCAGAATCACGGTTTACGGATAGTTGAAGGAGCTGAAACTACTCACCGCACCAGATACCAGCGTCTAGTTGGGAAACTGGTGTACTTGTCCCATACTAGACCCGATATAGCCTACGCAGTTGGGGTGgtcagtcagttcatgcatgcacctcaagtagCTCACTGGGAAGCAGCTCTGAGGATCGTTCGGTACTTAAAGGGGACAGTAGGTCATGGAATTCTGTTTGAGAATCATGGACATCTGGAAATTCATGGGTTtacagatgctgactgggcaggaaACCCAAATGACAGAATATCAACAGCTGGTTACTTCACCTTTGTGGGAGGGAACCTTGTCACATGgcgaagcaagaaacaaaaggtagtAGCTTTGTCGAGTGCTGAAGCTGAGTTTCGAGGTATTAAAAGTGGATTGACGGAGATTCTATGGTTGAAGAAATTGATGACTGAGTTGGATTTGAACTCCAAAAAATTCGTGCAAGTTGTTCTGTGA
- the LOC121770985 gene encoding protein IQ-DOMAIN 5-like has protein sequence MGVPKKWIKQLLGLKKSEKIVSSENGNISRNASESNHSKLSVEHERGRFENVLNENVDTEFEDDDAFWQWEMDHSDAPSTSLETNNSVDRSSVSPRAENASEQQSQEDWREEWLGECAKDKEGNFQPTLDSPEEQSAAQLEDDDAVQGWAMPDVREVFESDPDQISPLSGSLELEYEAPDAQDANDTSNLEEDQSMQEELATRRIQTAFRGFLVQNEAKTKTQTRPPMNEELAALRIQTVYRGLMARRAFRPIKGMARLQALVNGNTVKRQAAIALRCIQALVKVQVHSRAKHVRSALKNQSVQKKLIQQLEVEAPAKKPELVQNTQNGWCDKVGSAAEIRAKSQKRQEATAKREKARAYALARQWQAGIRHQPQQKQRRQPSQQKEATPVGFPTVKSEWGWNWSERWMVVRPWETVSDDVGVRDGTKSPTKEQVALVDAPTSSLTETKPLSSTGNGKPTPRFNTTTEKGPSSRKVAASRNPRTSIKNSATSRSAAGSRSFSTPTERSNLSDIQDKKRWSLPGTVHGAKLVAQTAVSSRPRTQSTTQKPGGSRSKLNGNDVKPSKLSR, from the exons ATGGGTGTTCCAAAGAAATGGATCAAACAATTGCTTGGTTTGAAGAAATCAGAGAAAATAGTATCTTCGGAGAACGGAAAT ATTTCTAGAAATGCTAGCGAGAGCAACCATAGCAAGCTCTCTGTTGAGCATGAGAGAGGCAGATTTGAAAACGTTTTGAATGAAAATGTGGACACAGAATTTGAAGATGACGATGCATTCTGGCAGTGGGAGATGGACCACTCCGATGCGCCTTCGACTTCCCTTGAGACGAATAACTCAGTGGACCGGTCTTCTGTTTCACCGCGTGCAGAAAATGCATCTGAGCAGCAATCTCAAGAGGATTGGAGAGAAGAGTGGTTGGGTGAATGTGCCAAGGATAAGGAAGGCAACTTCCAGCCAACTTTGGATTCACCGGAGGAGCAAAGTGCAGCTCAGCTTGAAGATGATGATGCTGTACAAGGATGGGCAATGCCGGATGTCAGAGAGGTATTTGAGTCAGATCCTGATCAAATTAGTCCACTATCCGGCTCACTCGAGTTGGAATATGAAGCTCCAGATGCCCAAGATGCAAACGATACATCTAATTTAGAGGAGGACCAGAGTATGCAGGAGGAATTGGCAACCCGGCGTATCCAAACAGCATTTAGAGGATTTCTG GTGCAAAACGAAGCTAAAACTAAAACTCAAACTCGACCGCCTATGAATGAAGAATTGGCTGCCTTACGAATCCAAACTGTTTATAGAGGACTCATG GCTAGGCGAGCCTTTCGTCCTATAAAAGGAATGGCAAGGCTTCAAGCTCTAGTGAACGGTAATACTGTGAAAAGGCAAGCTGCCATTGCCCTTCGCTGTATTCAAGCTCTGGTAAAAGTTCAGGTCCATTCCCGAGCTAAACATGTCCGCTCTGCATTAAAAAATCAATCTGTACAAAAGAAGCTGATACAACAACTTGAAGTTGAGGCTCCAGCTAAAAAACCTGAA CTTGTACAGAACACACAGAATGGGTGGTGTGACAAGGTTGGCTCTGCTGCTGAAATCCGAGCCAAGTCGCAGAAAAGGCAGGAGGCCACTGCTAAGCGTGAAAAAGCAAGAGCTTATGCCTTAGCTCGTCAG TGGCAGGCTGGGATAAGGCATCAGCCTCAGCAGAAGCAGCGGCGGCAGCCTTCTCAGCAGAAGGAGGCAACACCTGTTGGTTTCCCCACAGTTAAAAGTGAGTGGGGCTGGAATTGGTCGGAGAGATGGATGGTTGTTCGCCCATGGGAAACTGTTTCAGATGATGTTGGTGTTAGAGATGGGACGAAGAGTCCTACAAAAGAACAGGTTGCTCTAGTGGATGCTCCAACATCTTCATTGACAGAGACAAAGCCATTGTCAAGTACAGGTAACGGAAAACCTACCCCCCGTTTCAACACCACCACTGAGAAAGGTCCTTCATCGAGGAAGGTAGCTGCAAGTAGGAATCCGAGAACATCTATAAAAAATTCAGCTACCTCGAGGTCAGCTGCTGGCTCTAGATCGTTCAGCACTCCTACAGAGCGATCCAACCTTTCAGATATTCAAGACAAGAAGCGATGGTCTCTGCCTG GGACAGTGCATGGAGCTAAGCTTGTTGCTCAAACTGCTGTCAGCAGCCGCCCCCGCACTCAAAGTACAACTCAGAAGCCCGGGGGTTCCAGAAGCAAACTGAACGGGAACGATGTCAAGCCCTCAAAGCTCAGCCGGTAG
- the LOC121788929 gene encoding serine/threonine-protein phosphatase BSL3-like, with the protein MDVDSSEPDQDPSADSSTANTVALLSNESQSSSPQLQQEQSNNSTSGAIVGGPRCAPTYTVVNAIIEKKEDGPGPRCGHTLTAVPAVGEEGSPGYIGPRLILFGGATALEGNSAASGTPSSAGSAGIRLAGATADVHCYDVLANKWSCVTPIGEPPTPRAAHVATAVGTMVVIQGGIGPAGLSAEDLHVLDLTQQRPRWHRVVVHGPGPGPRYGHVMALVGQRYLMAIGGNDGKRPLADVWALDTAAKPYKWRKLEPEGEGPPPCMYATASARSDGLLLLCGGRDANSVPLASAYGLAKHRDGRWEWAIAPGVSPSPRYQHAAVFVNARLHVSGGALGGGHMVEDSSSVAVLDTAAGVWCNTKSVVTTPRTGRYSADAAVGDAAVELTRRCRHAAAAVGDLIFIYGGLRGGVLLDDLLVAEDLAAAETTTAASHAAAAAAASNLQQGSSQGRYGFNDDRTRVPVTESAADGAVVVGSPVAPPVNGDIYTDISTENAMLQGSRQLSKGVDYLVEAAAAEAEAISATLKAAKARQVDGEVELPDRDRGAEATPSGKQTTFIKPDSAMSNNSIPAGVRLHHRAVVVAAETGGALGGMVRQLSIDQFENEGRRVSYGTPESATAARKLLDRQMSINSVPKKVIAHLLKPRGWKPPVRRQFFLDCNEIADLCDSAERIFASEPSVLQLKAPVKIFGDLHGQFGDLMRLFDEYGSPSTAGDISYIDYLFLGDYVDRGQHSLETITLLLALKVEYQHQVYLIRGNHEAADINALFGFRIECIERMGERDGIWAWHRINRLFNWLPLAALIEKKIVCMHGGIGRSINHIEQIENIQRPIPMEAGSIVLMDLLWSDPTENDSVEGLRPNARGPGLVTFGPDRVMEFCNNNDLQLIVRAHECVMDGFERFAQGHLITLFSATNYCGTANNAGAILVLGRDLVVVPKLIHPLPPAISSPETSPDHAEDAWMQELNANRPPTPTRGRPQVNNDRGSLAWI; encoded by the exons ATGGACGTCGATTCCAGCGAGCCCGATCAGGATCCGTCGGCGGACTCCAGCACTGCTAATACGGTTGCGCTTCTGTCCAACGAATCTCAATCCTCGTCGCCGCAGCTGCAGCAGGAACAGAGCAATAATAGTACTAGCGGGGCGATTGTGGGCGGACCACGCTGCGCACCGACCTATACTGTGGTGAACGCGATAATTGAGAAGAAGGAGGATGGTCCAGGTCCGCGATGTGGTCACACGTTGACAGCGGTGCCGGCGGTTGGGGAGGAGGGAAGTCCTGGGTATATTGGGCCGAGATTAATTCTTTTCGGAGGGGCAACGGCGCTTGAAGGCAATTCAGCTGCATCGGGAACTCCTTCTTCCGCGGGAAGCGCCGGAATCC GGTTGGCTGGGGCAACTGCCGATGTGCATTGCTATGATGTATTGGCAAATAAGTGGTCTTG TGTTACCCCAATTGGGGAACCACCCACACCTAGGGCAGCTCATGTTGCCACTGCTGTAGGTACGATGGTTGTTATTCAG GGTGGGATTGGTCCTGCTGGTTTATCGGCCGAAGATCTTCATGTTCTGGACCTTACACAGCAACGACCGAGATGGCATAG GGTTGTGGTGCATGGTCCTGGCCCCGGGCCACGGTATGGGCATGTAATGGCTTTGGTTGGTCAGCGGTATTTAATGGCAATTGGTGGAAATGATG GGAAGCGGCCTTTAGCTGATGTATGGGCATTGGATACTGCTGCAAAGCCATATAAATGGAGGAAACTAGAGCCCGAGGGTGAAGGGCCACCTCCATGCAT GTATGCAACTGCAAGTGCACGCTCCGATGGTCTTCTTCTGCTTTGTGGTGGAAGGGATGCAAATAGTGTT CCACTAGCTAGTGCATATGGGCTTGCTAAACACAGGGATGGTAGGTGGGAATGGGCCATTGCACCTGGTGTCTCACCATCACCAAGGTATCAACATGCTGCG GTTTTCGTTAATGCACGTCTTCATGTATCTGGAGGGGCACTTGGTGGTGGACACATGGTAGAGGACTCCTCAAGTGTTGCTG ttttGGATACAGCAGCTGGAGTTTGGTGCAATACAAAGTCTGTTGTCACGACACCGAGAACAGGTCGATACAGTGCTGATGCTGCTGTAGGAGATGCAGCAGTTGAGTTAACAAGGCGCTGTAGgcatgctgctgctgctgttggtGACTTGATATTCATTTATGGTGGTCTACGTGGTG GGGTGCTTCTTGATGATTTGCTTGTTGCTGAAGATTTGGCTGCTGCTGAAACGACTACTGCAGCTTCTCATGCCGCAGCTGCGGCTGCGGCTTCCAATTTGCAGCAAGGGAGTTCACAAGGCAGATATGGATTTAATGATGATAGAACAAGGGTTCCTGTAACTGAATCTGCCGCTGATGGGGCTGTTGTTGTTGGAAGTCCTGTTGCCCCTCCTGTCAATGGTGATATCTATACAGATATAAGCACAGAGAATGCGATGCTACAGGGTTCTCG ACAACTAAGTAAAGGTGTCGACTACTTGGTTGAAGCTGCTGCAGCTGAAGCTGAGGCTATAAGTGCCACATTAAAAGCTGCTAAAGCTCGACAAGTCGATGGAGAAGTTGAGCTGCCAGACAGAGATCGTGGAGCTGAGGCAACACCAAGTGGAAAACAAACTACATTTATTAAACCCGACTCTGCAATGtcaaataattctattccagcTGGAGTTCGACTTCATCACCGTGCT GTGGTTGTAGCTGCAGAGACTGGTGGTGCCTTAGGTGGTATGGTTAGACAACTGTCAATTGATCAGTTTGAAAATGAAGGCAGACGGGTCAGCTACGGAACTCCAGAAAGTGCAACAGCAGCTAGGAAACTTTTAGATCGACAAATGTCAATTAATAGTGTACCTAAGAAG GTTATTGCTCATCTTTTGAAACCTCGTGGGTGGAAGCCTCCAGTTCGAAGACAATTTTTCTTGGACTGTAATGAGATTGCTGATCTTTGTGATAGTGCTGAGAGAATATTTGCAAGTGAACCAAGTGTGCTACAGCTGAAGGCTCCTGTTAAGATATTTGGTGATTTACATGGTCAATTTGGAGATCTTATGAGGCTTTTTGATGAATATGGATCTCCTTCTACTGCAGGAGACATCTC ATATATTGATTATCTCTTCTTGGGGGACTATGTTGATCGTGGCCAGCATAGCTTGGAAACCATTACCCTTCTCCTCGCTTTAAAG GTTGAATATCAACATCAAGTATATTTAATCCGCGGAAATCATGAGGCTGCTGATATCAACGCTCTTTTTGGCTTTCGGATCGAGTGCATTGAGCGTATG GGTGAGAGAGATGGAATATGGGCATGGCATCGGATAAACAGATTGTTCAATTGGCTTCCTCTGGCCGCATTAATTGAGAAAAAGATTGTCTGTATGCATGGTGGTATTGGGAGATCTATAAACCATATCGAACAGATTGAGAATATTCAACGTCCAATTCCTATGGAAGCAGGGTCAATTGTTCTTATGGACTTATTGTG GTCCGATCCCACTGAAAATGACAGTGTAGAAGGTCTGCGGCCCAATGCAAGAGGTCCTGGATTGGTTACATTTGGG CCTGATCGTGTCATGGAATTCTGTAACAACAATGATCTTCAGTTGATAGTTCGAGCACATGAATGTGTAATGGACGGCTTTGAAAGATTTGCTCAGGGACACTTAATTACTCTTTTTTCTGCAACAAACTACTGTG GTACTGCGAATAATGCTGGGGCTATCTTGGTTTTGGGTAGAGATTTAGTAGTTGTGCCTAAACTCATTCATCCGTTGCCCCCTGCTATTTCATCTCCTGAAACATCTCCAGATCATGCAGAAGACGCGTGGATGCAG GAGCTAAATGCTAACCGGCCACCTACGCCTACTAGAGGCCGACCTCAAGTCAATAACGATCGAGGTTCTCTTGCTTGGATCTAG